The Verrucomicrobiia bacterium nucleotide sequence CACTTCTTGCTTGCGTTTCTGACAGATTTCTGACAGACTCGCGGGCATGAAGAATGAACCCGTTTTTCCACTCGAAATCACCAAAGGCGGCGCGGTCGTGCGCATCTTTCGGCAGGTCTCCAGCAAGAATTACGAAAGTTTCACGGTCGCTTATTATCAGGACCAAGTGCGCAAGCGCGAGGTCCTGAGCGACTTCGCCCTGGCGAAGAAACGCGCCAAGAAGGTGGTCGCGGCGCTCTCCAAGGGCGAGGTCGCAGCGGCTTCGCTCAAGCTGGAGGACCAGCGCGCTTACCTGAACGCCAAGCGGCTGCTCAAGCCAACCAAGGTCACGCTGGAGGCGGCCTGCCGCGAGTATGCCGCGGCGGTGAAGTTGCTCGGCGGCGTGTCCATTCTGGCGGCGGCTCAGGAGTATGTGAAGCGGCACGGCGGGGGCAAGCCGTCGTTGAAAACGGTCCAGGAGGTCGTGACGGAGTTCATGGAGGCCAAGGAGGAGGGCCGCTCGACCCGGCTTCGCGGGAACGGCCGCAACGTGAGCGACAAGTATCTGTATCAGCTCCGGCTCAAGCTGGACGCGTTCGCCGGCCAGGTGAAGGGGCTTATCGGCAGCGTGACGGCGGAGGCCGTCAACGATTTCATTCACAAGCGGAAAGGCGCGAGCGGCCGGACCAAGAACAATTACCTCCAGGCGCTCAACGTGCTTTTCGAGTTCGCCCGCAAGCAGGGTTATGTGACGCGGGACTTTGACCTGATGGACAAGGTTGAGTCAGCCGCCGAGGAGGATTTCGAGATCGAGATTTTCACGCCCCAGGAGTTCAAGCTGCTGTTGGGGCACTGCCCTGAGTCGCTGGTGCCGGTGCTCGCGATCGGTGCCTTGGCCGGGCTGCGGACGGCGGAGATCGAGCGGCTGGATTGGCGCGAGATCAATCTGGCAAGCAAGTTCATCGAGGTGAAGGCGAAGAAGGCCAAGACGCGGGCGCGGCGGCTGGTGCCGATTGTGCCGGCGCTGGCGGCCTGGCTCCAGTCCTACCGGGCAGACGACGAGGCGGACGGGCCTCCGACAGAGGGGCCGGTGTGGCCGCAGTCGTTGCCGTATCTGTTCGAGCTCCAGCGTGACGCGGCGAAAGAGGCCGGCGTGGATTGGAAGCATAACGCGCTGCGGCACTCGTTCATTTCGTACCGGGTGGCGGAAATCAAGAACGTGGCCGAGGTGGCACTGGAAGCGGGCAACTCGCCCGAGATGATTTTCCAGCATTACCGCGAGCTGGTGACGGGCGAGGCCGCCAAGGAATGGTTTGGCATCACCCCGGCGGTGATCGAGGCCGAGGCGAAGCAGATCAAGGAGGAGGCCGCCAGGCTGCGGGCGGCCAGGGCGGAAGCGGAGAAGGCCAAGGGCGGGAAGAAACGGGGGGCCAAGAAGGTCGGCGCTGTGCCTGGGGTGCCGGTGCCGGCGGAGACCAAGATTGTAGCATTTCCCGCGGAGGCGGCGGCATAGGGAGCGCGTATGGCGAATCAAGTAGGCATGTCGGGTGCAGGTGCGGGACTTCCGGACAGGCAGCCGAAGATTTTCGAGCTGAAAATCCGCGATGATTTTTCGGACGATTTTCCTGCGGTGTGCCACGAAGCGGGCCACGCGCTGGCTTGGCTGAGCTGTGGAGGCAAGGTCAACGGCTTTGTGTTTGGGAGGAATGACGAAGGCCGACTTGGCGGGAAGACAGAGATTGGGTTTCCCCCTGGACGGGTGGCTGAGACCGAGGAAAACGCCCGGTTGTTCGCGGAGCGGTTGTTGGCGGGCGAGGCTGCTGTCCGATTGCTTCTCGGGGCCGGGCGGGACCTCATCTGTTCGTATGAGGTTGTCACGCACCCGAGGGGTGATGTTGGTATTATCATTGCCAGGCTAGATGAGTTTGTGCTGAAGCGTGGACTTAAGGGCAAGCTAGACATTAGGCAGGTGCTTGATCTGGCCAGCAAGGCGGCTAAGGACGGATGGTATGCGTGGGTGGGCGAGCGCCTTAAAGGGGCGCCGGCGGGTAGACGAAAACTGGGGTTCGATCCGAGCGCTCGGGGAGTGGTTGCTGCCCCAGGTGCCGGCGAAGGGAAGCGGTCCAGTCCACCTGGAGGGTGAGCCAGTCGCGGAGTTTCTTGGCGGTTTAGCGGTTCGCGCTGTCGGGGAGCCGCTGAGCATGGAAGAGGTCAAGGTGGGTTGAGTGCGCCTTGCGCGGTGAGCCTGCCCGGCTATAAGGGCTACGAGCTTAGCAGCTTGTAGGAGTCGCACAGCGGGAGCGCGGCGGGAACTTGCAAGGCGACCAGGGCAGGCGCGAAATTCCACCCTCAAAGCAACTGGACACATCCAGTTGCTTAACCATAACGGGCTTCTCTGCGGAAGCCGTTTGTGGCATCAATCAAGCCTGGCGAAGAAAGAGAAGAACGCGGCGGCGGTGGCTTTGGGCCGGCTCGGCGGGCTGAAGGGCGGAAAGGCCCGGGCGGCGAAGCTGTCGGCGGCGGAGCGGAGAGCGAGCGCGCGGAAAGCTGCTGCGGCACGGTGGGCGGAGAAAAAGGGCGAAAAAAGTTCTTGAGAATGCGTGAGCGGTCACGCATACTGTTGACATGACGGGCACATTCCAGAGGTTTGAGGTCACTCACGGTTCGTTTGGGGAACAGCATACGACGATTGATGGCGTGGAGTACCTGACGTGGTTCGATCTGATGGACCTGAACTTGAAAGGGCTGGAGGCCGGAGCAGTGGTTGAGTACGAGGCCCGCCCTGGGCCGACCCTCCTGTGCGACGCGCCGCAAGTGCGGAGCCGGCTGGCGTCGGCGCGGCTCGTCAGGGTTATTGGGCCGAGGGCGGACGCATATGAAGTTTAACGTCGCTCACCAGGTCGAGGCCGGGGGCAGGGTTTTGTACGACGATGGCCGCCCGGGCCACCAAGGCGTCGAGGGGCTCGTGCTGGAAGTGGTGGACGGGCATGGGATGCTGGTCCAGTTCGATGACCGGGCTGATACGACTTACATCCTTTTCTCGGACCCGCGGTGGATGGACTTCGTTTCGGTGGCGGAGTAGTGAGCGAGAGCCAGCCAGCCTGGTCTTTTTGGTTGTGCCGGGGTAGCATGCCGCAATGGGCCAGGCATCGAGAGTCAGATGGACGCGCGAGCATTCTCTGATCGCGCTTAACCTCTACTGCAAATTGCCGTTTGGGCAGTTGTATAAAGGCAATGCCGTGATTAAGGAGGTTGCCAGCAGGATGGGGCGAACGGCGAGCAGCCTGTCGATGAAACTTTGCAACTTCGCTGCCCTGGACCCAGTGCAGCGGGCGCGCGGAATCAGGGGGCTCTCCGGCGCGACGAAGCAGGACCGGGAAATGTGGGCTGAGTTCCATGAACGGGTGGAGGTGCTCGCGCCTGAAAGCGAGGAATTGCTGCACAACCTTTTTACCGCTGATGATGCGAGCGAGCTGGACTTTTTGGAACGCGGCGGGGTTAGGGTCGAACGCGCGTGGGAGCGCAGCATTCCGAGCGGGCCTACTGAAGGCACGGCCACGGTCCGGGTGAGGCGAGGGCAGCAGTTCTTCCGGCAGGCGGTCCTCAGGTCTTACGGGGTGCGTTGCTGCATCACGGGCATTCCGGTGCCACGGTTGTTGGTCGCGAGCCACATCAAACCATGGCGGGATTTTCCTGGGGAACGCCTGAATCCACGGAACGGGCTCTGCCTGTCGAGCTTGCACGACGCTGCTTTTGATGCGGGTCTCATTACTTTGGATGACGGGCTTAAGGTAGTTTTGAGCCGGAGGCTGCGGGATTATTTTCCGCAGTCGGTCCTAGAGCTGAACTTTGTCGGTTACGAGGGGAAGGAGATAAGGCGGCCGGAGAAGTTTGCGGAGCCAGACCCGCTGTTTCTAGAATACCATCGCGAGGTTGTTTTCGCGCGCTGACGGGGTTTTGTACGCAAGCGGGCCAGGCCCGCGTCGGCGCTTTTGGATCGAGCCGGGATTATTTGCTTGTGCCGCAGGGGCTTTCGGCGTTATGACACTGGCCCTGAGCGCCTTCCGCTTCCGCGGTGTTTGGATGTGGCAGCCGGAGGACATATGGGGGGAGCTTCACGAGAATGGTTGGCAACAGGATCAGTATTGTGGCCAGCGGTGCCCTAACTAACAACGTTCGCTACCACGGTTTACGCCAACAGGTCACGGCTACGCCGGATCTGGTTGGTGAGCCCATGGATTGGGGGAAAGACTTCTGGCAGTGACCCGATAGCGCACTTGGTCGAGGCCCTGCGGCGCTCTGACTGCCTCGTCAACGTCGTGACTCGGAAGCCGGTGACCGACTGGCATTACGAGGCGGTGCGTATCATGTGGGAGAATTTCCGGCCGACTCTGTACTACTGCCCCACCCTGCACAGCAAGCTGTACCTGGCCGAGTGTGACGGTTTCCGGTGTGCGGTGTTCGGGTCGCCGAATCTTACCGGGCGTGCGGACAACGAGAATCGAGAGCTGGCAATTGAATTTCGAACAACGGTGGAGAGTCGCGAGGATGACGTCGCCGCGATTATTACCCGGCTGGCAGAGTATGCCAGAGACCTGGCCGCCGAGGATGACGCTGAACTGATAGAAAAGCCGTAAAGGAGACCTATGCCGCTTACATTAGAAGACTGGTTCTGCATGAAGAACGGGAGGAGCAGCTTCCTCCCCCGAATTCCCGAGGACGCTGAACTGATATTCTGCCATGACCAGGTGCTCAACGGGGAGATTTTGGCCAGCATCGAGGCGACATTCGCCAAGGGCGAGCCGGTCAAGATGCTGGTTTACGGTGACTGGGGTGTCGGGAAGACACATTTGCTTTACCACATACAGTATTGGCTGAAGCAGAAGGAAGCCGATTACCCGGTGACGCCGCTCATCATCGAGATTGGCGACCTGACCAAGGTGTCGCGCTTCGACGAGGTCGTGCGGCCGTTCCTAAACAAGCTTGGGCTGGAAACCATCATTCAGTTGATAAACGACTACCGGGGGGTGAAGCCCAACGTTACGCTGGCCTTGCGGGACGCGGGGGTTTCCAGCCAGGTGGCAGAGGCGTTTTCGAAGCTGCTCTTGGCGGCTCCGGGAAGCTCGCCGCCACCGGACGTGTTGAGGGCGTTCGAGTACCTGAAGGGCAAGAACGTTGGGAAGGCCGGAACCGGCTCGGGCCTATCGGACCCTCTCAACCAGAGCCAAGACCTTTTTGACGTTCTGAAGGCGCTGGGCGA carries:
- a CDS encoding HNH endonuclease, which codes for MKLCNFAALDPVQRARGIRGLSGATKQDREMWAEFHERVEVLAPESEELLHNLFTADDASELDFLERGGVRVERAWERSIPSGPTEGTATVRVRRGQQFFRQAVLRSYGVRCCITGIPVPRLLVASHIKPWRDFPGERLNPRNGLCLSSLHDAAFDAGLITLDDGLKVVLSRRLRDYFPQSVLELNFVGYEGKEIRRPEKFAEPDPLFLEYHREVVFAR
- a CDS encoding site-specific integrase, giving the protein MKNEPVFPLEITKGGAVVRIFRQVSSKNYESFTVAYYQDQVRKREVLSDFALAKKRAKKVVAALSKGEVAAASLKLEDQRAYLNAKRLLKPTKVTLEAACREYAAAVKLLGGVSILAAAQEYVKRHGGGKPSLKTVQEVVTEFMEAKEEGRSTRLRGNGRNVSDKYLYQLRLKLDAFAGQVKGLIGSVTAEAVNDFIHKRKGASGRTKNNYLQALNVLFEFARKQGYVTRDFDLMDKVESAAEEDFEIEIFTPQEFKLLLGHCPESLVPVLAIGALAGLRTAEIERLDWREINLASKFIEVKAKKAKTRARRLVPIVPALAAWLQSYRADDEADGPPTEGPVWPQSLPYLFELQRDAAKEAGVDWKHNALRHSFISYRVAEIKNVAEVALEAGNSPEMIFQHYRELVTGEAAKEWFGITPAVIEAEAKQIKEEAARLRAARAEAEKAKGGKKRGAKKVGAVPGVPVPAETKIVAFPAEAAA